Proteins from one Cryptomeria japonica chromosome 4, Sugi_1.0, whole genome shotgun sequence genomic window:
- the LOC131875229 gene encoding uncharacterized protein LOC131875229 gives MLAMRLEKILPRFICSTQTGFIKGRYILENLITSWEAMDWAKVSGQHATMFLLDFKKVYDRVEWGFILLMLESFGFPGEFFYYVRVLLQDGSAQIDVNGSLSPPISLSCSIRQGCPLALALFVIASDALYYLLRDSSLSPKVNGVRLPDDNELINIQFADDTALFVELTKTNIDHLNQKLHLFGSISGARISKAKSTFLSWKEHPPDWFENFEYQWGGLSKIVRYLGAPFLYPPP, from the coding sequence ATGCTTGCTATGAGGCTGGAAAAAATCCTTCCTAGGTTCATATGCTCTACACAGACTGGGTTCATTAAAGGTCGATATATTCTGGAAAACCTCATCACCAGTTGGGAAGCTATGGACTGGGCTAAGGTTTCTGGGCAACATGCTACTATGTTTCTCCTAGATTTCAAAAAAgtctatgatagggtggaatggggcTTTATTCTCCTGATGCTTGAATCCTTTGGTTTTCCTGGGGAATTTTTCTACTATGTTAGAGTCCTCCTACAGGATGGTTCTGCACAGATTGATGTTAATGGCTCCCTCTCACCTCCTATTTCGCTTTCCTGCTCCATTCGTCAGGGGTGCCCTCTAGCCCTTGCCCTATTTGTCATTGCCTCAGATGCGTTATACTATCTCCTTAGAGATAGCTCGCTCTCCCCCAAAGTAAATGGAGTTAGGCTCCCTGATGACAATGAACTTATCAACattcaatttgctgatgacacagcCCTCTTTGTGGAACTTACCAAAACTAACATAGATCACCTTAATCAAAAACTTCACCTGTTTGGCTCTATCTCGGGAGCCCGGATCTCTAAGGCCAAGTCGACATTCCTTAGTTGGAAGGAGCATCCCCCGGATTGGTTTGAGAACTTTGAGTATCAATGGGGTGGCCTGTCCAAGATTGTTAGATACCTTGGTGCCCCTTTTCTGTATCCCCCTCCCTGA